Proteins encoded in a region of the Zea mays cultivar B73 chromosome 2, Zm-B73-REFERENCE-NAM-5.0, whole genome shotgun sequence genome:
- the LOC101027218 gene encoding uncharacterized protein LOC101027218 precursor, with amino-acid sequence MDLRRLAVFAAALAAGWWSRGAEASIHTYDREPFREVGNAFLLSGGSEGIVADGADPAAPASSFIKFVNVTFWRTPEAAESHAKMAHSTGLVQAILFEVVDRDNIGGSAYGGQRSICCTPDLAKLEGCKQGEVIRRPSSDDPDWPFVLDTHFSANHLSVKLEDEPVRITKTGMYNLFFISCDPKLRGLTMSGKTIWKNPGGYLPGRMAPLMKFYVLMSLAYLLVMIVWFSQYVRFWRDILPIQNWITLIIALGLFEMTLWYFEYLNFNSSGVRPVGITTWVVTVGAIRKTVSRLLILSISMGYGVVRPTLGGLTSKVLLLGLTYFLASELLDIAENVGTINDISGKARLFLVLPDAFLDAFLILWIFTSLSRTLEKLQARRSSVKLDIYRKFTNALAVSVIASVAWIGYEVYFKATDPFSERWQSAWIITAFWDVLAFVLLLVICYLWAPSQSSQRYAYSGEAADDDDEESQSLTKGDGEVGMVKIDKDRNAGVSSAFGLEDEAEEDKRE; translated from the exons ATGGATCTCCGCCGCCTCGCGGTGTTTGCGGCCGCCCTCGCCGCCGGGTGGTGGTCCCGCGGCGCGGAGGCGTCGATCCACACCTACGACCGGGAGCCCTTCCGCGAGGTGGGCAACGCCTTCCTCCTCTCCGGCGGCAGCGAGGGCATCGTCGCCGACGGGGCAGACCCCGCCGCCCCCGCATCCTCCTTCATCAA GTTTGTGAATGTTACATTTTGGAGAACCCCAGAAGCTGCGGAATCACACGCAAAAATGGCACATAGTACAGGCTTGGTACAGGCTATCCTATTTGAAGTTGTGGACAGGGATAACATCGGGGGATCTGCCTATGGCGGACAGAGGTCCATATGTTGTACCCCAGATCTTGCTAAACTAGAGGGCTGCAAGCAAGGGGAAGTAATCAGGaggccatcctctgatgatccaGATTGGCCCTTCGTGCTAGACACACACTTCAGTGCTAATCACCTTTCAGTGAAGTTAGAAGATGAGCCAGTGCGCATTACAAAGACAGGCATGTACAACTTGTTCTTCATATCCTGTGATCCAAAACTGAGAGGCCTTACTATGAGTGGCAAGACTATCTGGAAGAATCCTGGTGGGTATCTACCGGGACGAATGGCGCCTTTGATGAAATTTTATGTTCTCATGTCGCTGGCGTATCTGTTGGTAATGATTGTTTGGTTTAGCCAGTACGTAAGGTTCTGGAGGGATATATTGCCAATACAGAATTGGATCACTCTAATCATTGCACTTGGTCTGTTTGAGATGACACTATGGTACTTTGAGTACTTGAACTTCAACAGCAGTGGTGTGAGGCCAGTTGGAATCACAACTTGGGTGGTCACTGTTGGAGCTATCAGAAAAACAGTTTCACGTCTACTCATCCTTTCTATCTCAATGGGTTATGGTGTTGTTCGTCCAACTTTGGGAGGTCTCACTTCCAAGGTGTTGCTACTCGGACTTACATATTTCCTGGCGTCTGAGTTGCTGGACATTGCAGAAAATGTTGGAACAATTAATGATATATCAGGCAAAGCAAGGCTTTTCCTGGTCCTTCCTGATGCATTTTTGGATGCTTTTCTCATACTCTGGATTTTCACTTCTCTTTCCCGCACACTAGAGAAGCTACAG GCAAGGAGGAGTTCTGTGAAATTGGATATATACAGAAAGTTCACAAATGCATTGGCTGTTTCTGTGATAGCTTCAGTTGCCTGGATTGGTTATGAG GTCTATTTCAAAGCGACAGACCCCTTCAGTGAGAGGTGGCAGAGCGCATGGATCATAACTGCCTTCTGGGATGTCCTTGCGTttgtgttgcttcttgtgatttGTTATCTGTGGGCACCTTCCCAAAGCTCGCAAAG ATATGCATATTCTGGTGAAGCTGCTGACGATGACGATGAGGAATCTCAATCTCTGACGAAAGGAGATGGTGAAGTAGGGATGGTAAAAATTGACAAGGACAGAAATGCTGGTGTCAGCAGTGCTTTCGGCTTAGAAGATGAGGCTGAGGAGGACAAGCGGGAATAG